The proteins below come from a single Sphingomicrobium sediminis genomic window:
- the truA gene encoding tRNA pseudouridine(38-40) synthase TruA, with the protein MTRWRLTVEFDGGPFSGWQRQDGAPSIQQSIEEAIEKMTGEQVRLHCAGRTDAGVHGLAMTAHVDIAKPLDAHRLREGVNALLRPDPIAVLSASEVDDEFHARFSCTGRRYLYRILNRRAPPTLLRGQVWHIGQDLDVEAMAEAAKHLEGNHDFTTFRSVQCQSDSPVKTLDSLTVERVGEEVHFHVAARSFLHHQVRSMVGTLSLVGRGQWNPADVKDALEARDRQQLGLNAPPDGLYFVKALYPED; encoded by the coding sequence ATGACGCGCTGGCGCCTCACGGTCGAGTTCGATGGCGGCCCCTTTTCGGGCTGGCAGCGTCAGGATGGCGCGCCGTCGATCCAGCAATCGATCGAGGAAGCCATCGAAAAGATGACGGGCGAGCAGGTGCGCCTGCATTGCGCCGGCCGCACCGATGCCGGCGTCCACGGCCTTGCCATGACTGCACATGTCGATATCGCCAAGCCGCTCGACGCGCATCGCCTCCGCGAGGGCGTCAACGCCCTGCTACGCCCCGATCCCATCGCGGTTCTGTCGGCGAGCGAGGTCGATGACGAGTTCCACGCCCGCTTCTCCTGCACCGGCCGCCGCTATCTCTACCGCATCCTCAACCGGCGCGCGCCGCCGACCCTGTTGCGCGGCCAGGTCTGGCATATCGGGCAGGATCTGGACGTCGAAGCGATGGCCGAGGCTGCGAAACATCTCGAGGGCAATCACGACTTCACCACCTTCCGCTCGGTCCAATGCCAGAGCGACAGCCCGGTTAAGACCCTCGACAGCCTCACGGTCGAACGCGTCGGCGAGGAGGTGCATTTCCATGTCGCGGCGCGCAGCTTCCTCCACCACCAGGTGCGCTCCATGGTCGGTACGCTGAGCCTGGTCGGTCGTGGCCAATGGAACCCCGCCGACGTCAAAGACGCGTTGGAGGCAAGGGATCGCCAGCAACTCGGCCTCAACGCCCCGCCGGACGGTCTTTATTTCGTGAAAGCACTCTATCCCGAGGATTGA
- a CDS encoding pyridoxal-dependent decarboxylase, exosortase A system-associated, protein MGSIPAGYGADERGALVVAEHPVGYWMEKAGSSPIFLYDTERVAAQVESFRRLMPDRLALHYAVKANPFGPLLDFIAPLVDGFDLASRGEIARVSHLDLPKSLAGPGKSDKDLEAALSAGVTIHVESESEAERACLAGRRLGIQPKMAVRINPPFMLKGAGMKMGGLASQFGMDAPLVAPLVKRIFEHECEWRGFHIYAGSQSLSESAILEAQRETLKLVAELTAEIGTPPPEVNLGGGFGIPYYSGEKPLDLAPIGEGLDAALGELSGDFADTQFVIELGRWLVGEAGIYLTRILDRKVSQGETYLVTDGGLQHMLAASGNFGQFLRRNYPIKLAERFAEEGDSAAHVVGRLCTPLDLLGDAVPMPADAKVGETIAIFCAGAYGLTASPQEFLSQPAAVEMLAQSSG, encoded by the coding sequence ATGGGGAGCATTCCGGCTGGCTATGGGGCAGACGAGCGCGGCGCGCTGGTCGTTGCCGAGCACCCTGTCGGCTATTGGATGGAGAAAGCAGGCTCGAGCCCGATCTTCCTCTACGATACCGAGCGTGTCGCTGCGCAGGTCGAGAGCTTCCGTCGTCTCATGCCCGACCGGCTGGCGCTGCACTACGCCGTGAAGGCCAATCCGTTCGGGCCGCTGCTCGACTTCATCGCACCATTGGTGGACGGGTTCGACCTCGCCTCGCGCGGCGAGATTGCCCGCGTCTCGCATCTCGACCTGCCCAAGTCGCTCGCCGGGCCGGGCAAGAGCGACAAGGATCTGGAAGCCGCATTGTCGGCTGGCGTCACCATCCATGTCGAAAGCGAGAGCGAAGCCGAACGCGCCTGCCTTGCCGGACGGCGGTTGGGCATCCAGCCCAAGATGGCTGTGCGCATCAATCCGCCCTTCATGCTCAAGGGCGCGGGGATGAAGATGGGCGGGCTGGCGAGCCAGTTCGGGATGGACGCGCCGCTCGTCGCGCCGCTGGTGAAGCGCATTTTCGAGCATGAGTGCGAATGGCGCGGTTTTCACATCTATGCGGGCTCGCAAAGCCTCAGCGAAAGCGCGATCCTCGAGGCGCAGCGCGAGACGTTGAAGCTGGTCGCCGAGCTTACCGCCGAAATCGGTACGCCGCCGCCCGAGGTAAACCTGGGTGGGGGCTTCGGCATTCCCTATTATTCGGGCGAAAAGCCGCTCGACCTCGCGCCGATCGGCGAGGGGTTGGACGCTGCGCTTGGAGAGCTATCGGGCGATTTTGCCGACACGCAATTCGTCATCGAACTCGGCCGCTGGCTGGTCGGTGAGGCGGGCATCTACCTGACGCGCATTCTCGATCGGAAGGTCAGTCAGGGCGAGACCTATCTGGTGACCGATGGCGGGCTGCAGCACATGCTCGCTGCTTCGGGCAATTTCGGCCAGTTCCTGCGCCGCAATTATCCCATCAAGCTTGCCGAGCGGTTCGCCGAAGAGGGCGACAGCGCGGCGCATGTCGTCGGGCGGCTTTGCACCCCGCTGGACCTGTTGGGCGATGCCGTGCCGATGCCTGCGGACGCGAAGGTGGGCGAGACGATCGCGATCTTCTGTGCCGGTGCCTATGGCCTTACCGCGAGCCCGCAGGAATTCCTCTCGCAGCCTGCGGCCGTCGAGATGCTCGCTCAATCCTCGGGATAG
- a CDS encoding AMP-binding protein: MDARPLDHLTSFGKRDAIAYEGKGATLTYAALDTRVGGIAARLVAEGIVPGDRVATWMGKNVLTCLMPLAAARAGAVHVPINPVLKAGQAAHILADSGAKLLVANTGRLKGLDTALRTIAQEEWTDGDDPLGMSDHDPDSLAALLYTSGSTGKPKGVMLSHANLWYGAEAVADYTKITPETRNLAVMPLAFDYGQNQLLATWRGGGTVIPFDYLLPNDVKKAIARHKATYLAGIPPLWHQLMALDWDGEGETLRTLTNTGGHMAETLYRQLRETFPKADIHLMYGLTEAFRAASLDPALADANPGSVGKAIPHAELMVVRDDGSPTEAGQEGELVQAGPLVAQGYWQNEEKTAARFRPAPAHSSYGGTAVWSGDRFVRDANGLLYFRARADAMIKVSGNRISPTEIEDVALEHGGVHQAVMTAEADAERGAAIILHVVGDGDEAALLSHFRKVAPSHFMPRRIVWHKALPTGATGKVDRKALEKMSA; this comes from the coding sequence ATGGATGCCCGTCCGCTCGACCATCTGACCAGCTTCGGGAAGCGCGATGCCATTGCCTATGAGGGCAAGGGTGCGACGCTGACCTATGCCGCGCTCGATACCCGCGTCGGCGGCATCGCGGCGCGGCTGGTGGCCGAGGGAATTGTCCCCGGCGACCGGGTCGCGACCTGGATGGGCAAGAACGTGCTGACCTGCCTCATGCCGCTCGCCGCCGCGCGGGCAGGGGCGGTGCATGTCCCGATCAATCCCGTGCTGAAGGCCGGGCAGGCGGCGCATATCCTTGCCGATAGCGGGGCAAAGCTGCTGGTCGCGAATACGGGTCGCCTCAAGGGGCTGGATACCGCGCTGAGAACGATTGCGCAGGAAGAGTGGACCGATGGCGATGATCCGCTCGGCATGTCCGACCATGACCCGGATAGCCTTGCCGCCTTGCTCTATACATCGGGCTCCACCGGCAAGCCCAAGGGAGTGATGCTGAGCCATGCCAACCTTTGGTACGGTGCCGAGGCGGTGGCGGATTACACGAAGATCACGCCCGAGACCCGCAACCTCGCGGTGATGCCGCTCGCCTTCGACTATGGGCAGAACCAGTTGCTCGCGACGTGGCGCGGGGGCGGCACGGTTATCCCGTTCGATTATTTGCTGCCCAATGACGTCAAGAAGGCCATCGCCAGGCACAAGGCAACCTATCTCGCCGGCATCCCGCCGCTATGGCACCAATTGATGGCGCTGGACTGGGACGGCGAGGGCGAGACGCTGCGCACGCTCACCAATACGGGCGGGCATATGGCCGAGACGCTATATCGCCAGCTGCGGGAGACGTTCCCCAAGGCGGATATCCATCTCATGTATGGCCTGACCGAGGCCTTCCGTGCCGCCAGCCTCGATCCGGCGCTGGCTGACGCCAATCCGGGGAGCGTGGGCAAGGCGATCCCGCATGCCGAATTGATGGTGGTGCGCGACGATGGTTCGCCGACCGAAGCAGGCCAGGAGGGAGAATTGGTCCAGGCCGGCCCGCTCGTCGCGCAGGGCTATTGGCAGAATGAGGAGAAGACGGCCGCTCGCTTCCGTCCGGCGCCTGCGCACAGTAGCTATGGCGGGACCGCGGTCTGGTCGGGCGACCGCTTCGTCCGGGATGCAAATGGGCTTCTCTACTTCCGCGCTCGCGCCGATGCGATGATCAAGGTGTCGGGCAATCGCATCAGCCCGACCGAGATCGAGGATGTGGCCCTGGAGCATGGCGGCGTGCACCAAGCAGTGATGACGGCCGAAGCAGATGCGGAACGCGGCGCTGCCATCATCCTTCACGTTGTTGGCGATGGCGACGAAGCGGCTCTATTGTCCCATTTTCGCAAGGTGGCGCCCTCGCACTTCATGCCGCGGCGGATCGTCTGGCATAAGGCATTGCCCACTGGGGCGACCGGCAAGGTCGACCGCAAGGCATTGGAGAAGATGAGCGCATGA
- a CDS encoding phosphopantetheine-binding protein has protein sequence MTADARIDADSDRAIVDRSVDQLLVEIVGLSADDVAAFEENTELFGALPEFDSMAVAQFLTALEERLGILIEDDDVEAEDFLTYGRLTAFAERLALG, from the coding sequence ATGACTGCAGATGCCCGCATCGACGCCGATAGCGACCGCGCCATCGTCGACCGCTCGGTCGACCAACTCCTCGTGGAGATTGTCGGCCTTTCCGCCGACGACGTCGCCGCGTTCGAGGAGAATACCGAATTGTTCGGCGCGCTTCCCGAATTCGACAGCATGGCCGTCGCGCAATTCCTGACCGCGCTCGAGGAACGGCTCGGCATCCTCATCGAGGACGATGACGTCGAAGCGGAGGATTTCCTGACCTACGGCCGGCTCACGGCCTTCGCCGAGCGGTTGGCGTTGGGGTGA
- the trxB gene encoding thioredoxin-disulfide reductase: MSEIKSTKMLVLGSGPAGWTAAIYAARAGLNPIVVEGIQPGGQLTTTTDVENYPGFRDVIQGPWLMEEMKAQATNVGTEAVWDHIMEVDVTKRPFVLKGDSGTIYHADTLVIATGAQAKWLGLPSEEHAKGKGASACATCDGFFYRGKKVAVIGGGNTAVEEALYLTNHSDDVTLIHRRDSLRAEKILQDRLFANEKITILWDHTVEEFVLDGDPQALVGLDVKSTKTGEVSRVECEGAFVAIGHAPATELFTEQLKIDGDGYLWVEPGTARTSVEGVFACGDVMDKHYRQAVTAAGTGCMAALDAEKYLAEMEFAEKAAAE; encoded by the coding sequence ATGTCTGAAATCAAATCCACCAAGATGCTCGTCCTCGGGTCCGGCCCTGCCGGTTGGACCGCCGCCATCTATGCCGCGCGCGCGGGCCTTAACCCGATCGTCGTCGAGGGCATTCAGCCGGGCGGCCAGCTCACCACCACGACCGATGTCGAAAACTATCCCGGCTTTCGCGACGTCATCCAGGGCCCCTGGCTGATGGAGGAAATGAAGGCGCAGGCGACCAATGTCGGCACCGAGGCGGTGTGGGACCACATCATGGAGGTGGACGTGACCAAGCGGCCCTTCGTCCTCAAGGGCGATAGCGGCACCATCTACCATGCCGACACGCTTGTCATCGCGACCGGCGCACAGGCCAAGTGGCTGGGGCTGCCGAGCGAAGAACATGCCAAGGGCAAGGGCGCGAGCGCCTGCGCGACCTGCGACGGCTTCTTCTATCGCGGCAAGAAGGTCGCGGTGATCGGCGGCGGCAATACAGCGGTCGAGGAAGCGCTCTACCTCACCAACCATTCGGACGACGTGACCCTGATCCACCGCCGCGACAGCCTGCGTGCGGAAAAGATCCTCCAGGACCGTCTGTTCGCCAATGAGAAGATCACCATCCTTTGGGATCATACGGTCGAGGAATTCGTCCTCGACGGCGATCCGCAGGCCTTAGTCGGTCTCGACGTCAAGTCGACCAAGACGGGCGAAGTGAGCCGGGTCGAGTGCGAAGGCGCGTTCGTTGCCATCGGCCATGCGCCGGCAACCGAACTCTTCACCGAGCAGCTGAAGATCGACGGTGACGGCTATCTCTGGGTCGAACCCGGCACCGCGCGCACCAGCGTCGAAGGTGTATTCGCCTGTGGCGACGTTATGGACAAGCATTACCGTCAGGCCGTGACCGCGGCGGGCACCGGATGCATGGCCGCGTTGGATGCGGAAAAGTATCTGGCCGAGATGGAATTCGCCGAGAAGGCGGCAGCGGAGTAA
- a CDS encoding CTP synthase has protein sequence MARFIFVTGGVVSSLGKGLLAASLGALLQARGYKVRIRKFDPYLNVDPGTMSPYQHGEVFVTDDGAETDLDLGHYERFTGVSARQSDNVTSGRIYQSIIAKERRGDYLGATVQVVPHVTNAIKEFALNDIDGLDFVICEIGGTIGDIESLPFIEALRQLSNDLGRDNVCFVHTTLVPYIAAAGELKTKPTQHSVREMTGYGIQPDVLLCRTEHPIPEEERRKIALFCNVPESAVIQALDARSIYDVPLAYHNEGLDEEVLKAFGITDAAEPDLTRWEDIMDRVMNPEGEVTIGVVGKYVALPDAYKSLREALVHGGFSNRVKVNIRWIDAEIFEGDEDNLVAELEPMHGILVPGGFGERGSEGKIAAIRFAKKRDIPFFGICLGMQMACIEAARSEAGIEDATTSEFGEKGEPIIGLITEWMSEEGIQKRTKQSDMGGTMRLGAYPAKLDANSKVASIYGTTDISERHRHRYEVNANYMDSLAKGGLVFSGMSPDGQLPEIVERPDLSWFVGVQFHPELKSRPFDPHPLFSSFIAAALDHSRLM, from the coding sequence ATGGCGCGGTTTATTTTCGTTACCGGCGGCGTGGTCTCCTCGCTCGGCAAAGGTCTGTTGGCAGCCTCCTTGGGTGCCCTCCTGCAAGCGCGTGGCTACAAGGTCCGCATTCGTAAGTTCGATCCCTACCTGAATGTCGATCCGGGCACGATGAGCCCGTATCAGCACGGGGAGGTTTTCGTCACCGATGACGGGGCCGAGACCGATCTCGACCTCGGTCACTATGAACGCTTCACCGGCGTCTCGGCGCGGCAGAGCGACAATGTGACCTCGGGGCGCATCTACCAGTCGATCATCGCCAAGGAGCGGCGCGGCGACTATCTCGGCGCGACAGTGCAGGTCGTCCCGCACGTCACCAATGCGATCAAGGAATTCGCATTGAACGATATTGACGGCCTCGATTTCGTGATCTGCGAGATTGGCGGCACGATCGGCGATATCGAAAGCCTGCCCTTCATTGAGGCGCTCAGGCAGCTGTCGAACGACCTTGGTCGCGACAATGTCTGCTTCGTCCACACGACGCTCGTGCCCTACATTGCGGCGGCGGGCGAGCTGAAGACCAAGCCGACCCAGCATAGCGTGCGCGAGATGACCGGCTATGGCATCCAGCCCGACGTGTTGCTGTGCCGCACCGAGCATCCCATTCCCGAGGAGGAGCGCCGCAAGATCGCGCTCTTCTGCAACGTGCCCGAGAGCGCGGTCATCCAGGCGCTGGATGCGCGTTCGATCTACGACGTGCCGCTCGCCTATCACAATGAAGGCCTCGACGAGGAAGTCTTGAAGGCCTTCGGCATTACCGACGCGGCCGAGCCCGACCTTACGCGCTGGGAAGACATTATGGACCGGGTGATGAACCCGGAAGGCGAAGTCACGATCGGTGTGGTCGGCAAATATGTCGCACTGCCCGATGCATACAAGTCGCTGCGCGAAGCGCTGGTCCATGGTGGCTTCTCCAATCGCGTGAAGGTCAACATCCGCTGGATCGACGCCGAGATTTTCGAGGGCGATGAGGACAATCTCGTCGCCGAGCTCGAGCCGATGCACGGCATCCTCGTTCCCGGCGGCTTCGGCGAGCGCGGCAGCGAGGGCAAGATTGCCGCGATCCGCTTCGCCAAAAAGCGCGACATTCCTTTCTTCGGCATCTGCCTCGGCATGCAGATGGCCTGCATCGAAGCGGCGCGTAGTGAAGCCGGCATCGAAGATGCGACGACGTCCGAATTTGGCGAGAAGGGCGAACCGATTATCGGCCTCATCACCGAATGGATGAGCGAAGAGGGCATCCAGAAGCGCACCAAGCAAAGCGATATGGGTGGTACGATGCGGTTGGGCGCTTATCCGGCCAAGCTCGACGCCAATTCGAAGGTCGCCAGCATCTATGGCACGACCGACATTTCGGAACGTCACCGCCACCGCTACGAGGTCAACGCCAATTATATGGACAGCCTTGCCAAGGGCGGGCTCGTCTTCAGTGGCATGAGCCCCGACGGGCAGCTTCCCGAAATTGTCGAGCGTCCGGACCTCAGCTGGTTCGTCGGCGTGCAGTTCCACCCGGAACTGAAGAGCCGTCCTTTCGACCCGCACCCGCTTTTCTCGAGCTTCATCGCCGCCGCGCTGGATCACTCGCGCCTGATGTAG
- the secG gene encoding preprotein translocase subunit SecG: MFTFLLILQTLVAAALVGTILMQRSEGGGLGVGGSSSGLMSARGQADFLTRSTGILAFLFVALSIALAAVAATRDDGTEIDDSLIGETAPLATQQEQAPAAPEAPAEDEGAPIAQ; the protein is encoded by the coding sequence ATGTTCACCTTCCTGCTCATTCTCCAGACGTTGGTTGCAGCCGCCCTGGTTGGCACCATCCTGATGCAGCGTTCGGAAGGCGGCGGCCTTGGCGTTGGCGGTTCCTCGTCGGGTCTCATGTCGGCGCGCGGCCAGGCGGACTTCCTGACCCGCTCGACCGGCATCCTCGCTTTCCTGTTCGTGGCGCTCTCGATCGCGCTCGCCGCTGTGGCAGCGACCCGCGACGACGGTACCGAGATCGACGATTCGCTGATCGGCGAGACCGCACCTTTGGCCACGCAGCAGGAGCAGGCACCCGCCGCTCCCGAAGCGCCGGCCGAGGATGAAGGCGCGCCGATCGCCCAATAA
- the tpiA gene encoding triose-phosphate isomerase → MARRMFVAGNWKMHGTRADVGQITAISIDCETLKQTDVALCVPSTLITRAVAAAPGFTIGAQDVHHESKGAFTGSVSAEMVRDAGAKLTIVGHSERREGLGETNEDVRAKAELAINMGMRVILCVGESLKVRETGQALRHVEEQLKASLPDMVTAPLHLSIAYEPIWAIGTGKVAEVGDIAAMHNRIRNALEQTYGEGHSSIRILYGGSVKGSNAREIFTTEGVDGALVGGASLTAEDFMPIVEAAEAR, encoded by the coding sequence ATGGCCCGGCGCATGTTCGTCGCGGGGAATTGGAAGATGCATGGCACACGCGCAGATGTGGGCCAGATCACCGCCATTTCCATCGACTGCGAAACGCTGAAGCAGACCGATGTCGCGCTGTGCGTGCCCTCGACGCTTATTACGCGCGCCGTCGCCGCCGCTCCCGGTTTCACGATTGGTGCGCAGGATGTGCATCATGAGAGCAAGGGCGCGTTCACCGGCTCGGTGTCCGCCGAGATGGTGCGTGATGCGGGCGCGAAGCTGACGATCGTCGGGCATAGCGAACGCCGCGAGGGCCTTGGCGAAACGAATGAAGACGTGCGCGCCAAGGCGGAACTGGCGATCAATATGGGGATGCGCGTCATCCTGTGCGTCGGTGAGAGCCTGAAGGTGCGCGAGACGGGCCAGGCGCTGCGTCATGTCGAGGAGCAGCTGAAGGCATCTTTGCCCGACATGGTCACCGCGCCGCTGCATCTTAGCATTGCCTATGAGCCGATCTGGGCGATCGGGACGGGCAAGGTGGCCGAGGTCGGAGACATTGCCGCGATGCATAATCGCATCCGCAATGCGCTCGAGCAGACCTATGGAGAGGGTCATAGTTCGATCCGCATCCTCTATGGTGGATCGGTCAAGGGGTCGAACGCGCGCGAAATCTTCACCACCGAGGGGGTTGATGGCGCGCTGGTCGGTGGGGCAAGCCTCACCGCCGAAGATTTTATGCCGATCGTCGAGGCTGCTGAAGCGCGATGA
- a CDS encoding peptidylprolyl isomerase → MLSKFRNLSKSTVGTIALFGFMGLIVASFALADLANVSSGGFGLGSNTLAKAGDKEVTDLDMTQEMERQLNLLRQTNPEATYADLAGDFDPILRQQIQDRALWAFAEANGLRISKALVDAEIARLPGAIGLDGRLTPESYQAFLARARLTDQQVRRLITADLNQRLLVAPVGAEPRLPTAFSRTYASMLLEQRTGLLGLIPTAEIAGAIDVTDAEVEEYYERSRLTYTIPQRKVLRIAQLNADRFSDMTATPQEIADALAAREGEFGAREIRVISQVVVADRATADAIVERTRNDTFVNAVAPENFSAADISVGPQNKSEFRDLAGQEVADAVFDPDVGPDSVVGPIRSPFGWHVVKVDGITVEQGQDEAAARAEAIAEIEQRKRGNALADLIVDVEDDIADGSTLDEVIERYDLELLVTPPITALGRAPGQPSFVLPEELFVALREFDDLLPEDDPETVSYIDGNGYALVKVDEVVEPAPPPLSEIRQRVRSDLVTERAVAQARQLAQQIRDAVADGTPMADAVAEVEAETGLDLPAPEETQMRLLDLTRFGQNAPPPLRMLFRLSEGAVQLAGDPTNQGIFIVQLISAERGDASAATSLIAETNEGFLQPVASEIQLQFLNALEQDIGVTRNEEAIEASRTRIIGGGN, encoded by the coding sequence ATGCTGTCGAAATTCCGCAACCTGTCGAAATCGACGGTAGGCACCATCGCCCTGTTCGGGTTCATGGGCCTCATCGTCGCCAGCTTCGCGCTGGCCGATCTCGCCAATGTCTCCTCGGGCGGTTTCGGGCTTGGCTCGAACACGCTCGCCAAGGCAGGCGACAAGGAAGTGACCGATCTCGACATGACGCAGGAAATGGAGCGCCAGCTCAACCTCTTGCGCCAGACTAATCCCGAAGCGACCTATGCGGACCTTGCGGGCGACTTCGATCCGATCCTTCGCCAGCAGATCCAGGATCGTGCGCTCTGGGCCTTTGCCGAAGCCAATGGCCTGCGCATCTCAAAGGCGCTGGTCGATGCCGAAATTGCGCGATTGCCGGGCGCGATCGGCCTTGACGGTCGCCTGACGCCGGAAAGCTACCAAGCCTTCCTCGCCCGCGCGCGCCTGACCGATCAGCAGGTTCGCCGCCTCATTACCGCCGATCTCAACCAGCGCCTGTTGGTCGCACCCGTCGGCGCCGAGCCGCGGCTGCCGACCGCCTTCAGCCGCACCTATGCCTCGATGCTGCTCGAGCAGCGCACCGGTCTTCTCGGCCTCATCCCGACGGCCGAAATTGCCGGCGCGATCGACGTGACCGATGCGGAGGTCGAGGAATATTACGAGCGCAGCCGCCTCACCTACACCATCCCGCAGCGCAAGGTGCTCCGGATTGCGCAGCTGAATGCCGACCGTTTCTCCGACATGACCGCGACCCCGCAGGAAATCGCCGATGCCCTCGCCGCGCGCGAAGGCGAATTCGGTGCCCGCGAGATTCGCGTCATCAGCCAGGTCGTCGTTGCCGATCGCGCCACCGCCGACGCCATCGTCGAGCGCACCCGCAATGACACCTTCGTCAACGCCGTCGCCCCCGAAAACTTCAGCGCAGCCGATATTTCGGTCGGGCCGCAGAACAAATCCGAGTTCCGTGACCTTGCCGGCCAGGAAGTCGCCGACGCCGTCTTCGACCCCGATGTCGGTCCCGACAGCGTCGTCGGCCCGATCCGCTCGCCTTTCGGCTGGCACGTCGTGAAGGTCGACGGGATCACCGTCGAGCAGGGCCAGGACGAAGCCGCCGCCCGCGCCGAAGCCATCGCCGAGATCGAACAGCGCAAGCGCGGCAATGCCCTTGCCGACCTGATCGTCGATGTCGAAGACGATATTGCAGACGGCTCGACGCTCGATGAAGTGATCGAGCGTTACGACCTTGAACTGCTGGTCACGCCGCCCATCACCGCGCTTGGCCGTGCGCCGGGCCAGCCCAGCTTCGTGCTTCCGGAAGAGCTGTTCGTCGCGCTGCGCGAATTTGACGACCTCCTGCCCGAGGACGATCCCGAGACGGTCTCCTACATTGATGGCAATGGCTATGCGCTTGTGAAAGTGGACGAGGTTGTCGAACCCGCGCCGCCGCCGCTTTCGGAAATCCGCCAGCGTGTCCGCTCGGACCTGGTGACCGAACGCGCCGTCGCGCAGGCCCGCCAGCTGGCCCAGCAAATCCGCGACGCCGTCGCCGACGGTACGCCGATGGCCGACGCCGTCGCCGAAGTCGAAGCCGAGACCGGCCTCGACCTTCCGGCGCCCGAGGAAACGCAGATGCGCCTCCTCGACCTCACCCGTTTCGGCCAGAACGCACCGCCGCCGCTGCGCATGCTCTTCCGCCTGTCCGAAGGTGCGGTGCAGCTTGCCGGCGATCCGACCAACCAGGGCATCTTCATCGTCCAGCTCATCTCCGCAGAACGCGGCGATGCCTCGGCAGCCACCTCGCTGATCGCCGAGACGAATGAAGGCTTCCTGCAGCCGGTCGCCAGCGAGATCCAGCTCCAGTTCCTCAATGCGCTGGAACAGGATATCGGCGTCACGCGCAACGAAGAGGCCATCGAGGCCTCGCGCACGCGCATCATCGGCGGAGGCAACTGA
- a CDS encoding anthranilate synthase component II, which yields MALDNQDSFTFTLVDYCRRAGADVTVARSDEIGLDEALELEREAIMVSPGPGRPEDAGISVDLAREAIARRIPFLGICLGHQALALACGSETAHVAPVHGKVAKVRHDGTGLFSGLPSPLDATRYHSIAVPEPKPPLIANAWAENGLVMAMRHADAPAHGIQFHPESIASSHGLDLIAAFVDRCAAQTA from the coding sequence CTGGCCCTCGACAATCAGGACAGCTTTACCTTCACCCTCGTCGACTATTGCCGCCGCGCCGGCGCCGACGTCACCGTCGCGCGCTCGGACGAGATCGGCCTCGACGAGGCGCTCGAGCTTGAGCGTGAGGCCATCATGGTCTCGCCCGGCCCCGGGCGTCCCGAGGATGCGGGCATTAGTGTCGACCTCGCGCGCGAGGCCATAGCGAGGCGCATCCCGTTCCTTGGGATATGCCTCGGTCATCAGGCGCTCGCGCTCGCCTGCGGCAGCGAGACTGCGCATGTCGCCCCCGTCCACGGCAAGGTCGCCAAGGTGCGCCATGACGGCACCGGCCTGTTCTCGGGCCTGCCCTCGCCGCTCGATGCCACGCGCTATCACAGCATTGCCGTTCCCGAGCCCAAACCGCCGCTCATCGCCAATGCCTGGGCCGAGAATGGTCTCGTCATGGCTATGCGTCACGCCGACGCCCCTGCCCACGGTATCCAGTTCCACCCCGAGAGCATCGCCAGCAGCCACGGCCTCGACCTCATTGCCGCCTTCGTCGATCGTTGCGCCGCGCAAACGGCTTGA
- the lexA gene encoding transcriptional repressor LexA has translation MLTPKQHELLVFIHQRLSETGISPSFDEMRAALDLKSKSGVHRLIGALEEREFIRRLPNRARALEVLKLPEGIADAPTNDNVAREVEVVPAPANDVVEIPLHGRIAAGTPIEALQGSEGFAVPATLLGPGEHYALEVSGDSMVEEGILDGDFALIRRVDSARDGEIIVALVDEEEATLKTYRREGSMVRLDPANASYSAQRYEEGRVRVQGRLAGIIRRY, from the coding sequence ATGCTCACGCCGAAACAACATGAACTGCTGGTTTTCATCCACCAGCGCCTGAGTGAAACGGGGATCAGCCCCAGTTTCGACGAGATGCGCGCGGCGCTCGATCTCAAGTCCAAGTCGGGCGTCCACCGCCTGATCGGCGCGCTGGAGGAACGCGAATTCATTCGGCGCCTGCCCAACCGGGCACGTGCGCTGGAAGTGCTCAAGCTGCCCGAAGGCATTGCCGATGCACCCACCAACGACAATGTGGCGCGCGAGGTCGAGGTCGTGCCCGCCCCCGCCAACGATGTCGTCGAAATCCCGCTCCATGGCCGGATCGCTGCCGGTACACCGATCGAGGCGCTGCAGGGCAGCGAAGGCTTCGCGGTGCCCGCCACCCTGCTCGGACCGGGCGAGCATTATGCACTCGAAGTGTCGGGCGATTCGATGGTCGAGGAAGGCATTCTCGACGGCGACTTCGCGCTGATCCGCCGCGTCGACAGCGCACGCGACGGCGAAATCATCGTCGCCCTGGTCGACGAGGAAGAAGCGACGCTCAAGACCTATCGCCGCGAAGGGTCGATGGTCCGCCTCGACCCGGCCAATGCGTCCTATTCAGCGCAGCGTTACGAGGAAGGCCGCGTCCGCGTGCAGGGCCGACTCGCCGGTATCATCCGGCGCTACTGA